One segment of Desulfosudis oleivorans Hxd3 DNA contains the following:
- the selD gene encoding selenide, water dikinase SelD has product MNDTQPIRLTQTVAGAGUASKLAPGDLEQALFGMTFPADENVLVGLARADDAGVYKLTDDLALVQTVDFFTPIVDDPYDFGRIAAANALSDVYAMGGVPKTAMNIVVFPDKTMDLAILRRVIEGGMDTLREANTALVGGHTITGKELVYGLSVTGTIAPGRVKTKKTLVPGDALVLTKPLGTGIVNTAIKAGLVSDDLIRAVTEQMATLNRAAAEVMADFTVHACTDVTGFGLLGHLAEMVCGSGASAHLFSEQIPVIAEAPAYAAMGLIPGGAYKNREFRAPMVQIQQSVNPALADILFDPQTSGGLLISVAGSQAKKMVTALHKAGVSHAAAIGTVTQGPDQIIVVK; this is encoded by the coding sequence ATGAACGACACCCAACCCATACGCCTCACTCAAACCGTGGCAGGGGCCGGTTGAGCCTCCAAGCTGGCTCCGGGGGACCTGGAGCAGGCACTTTTCGGCATGACCTTTCCCGCGGATGAAAATGTCCTGGTGGGTCTTGCCCGTGCCGACGACGCCGGTGTATATAAACTCACCGATGACCTGGCCCTGGTTCAGACCGTGGACTTTTTCACCCCCATTGTGGATGACCCTTACGACTTTGGCCGGATTGCCGCGGCCAATGCCTTAAGCGACGTCTATGCCATGGGCGGGGTGCCCAAAACCGCCATGAATATCGTGGTGTTTCCCGACAAGACCATGGACCTTGCCATTTTGCGCCGTGTTATTGAGGGCGGCATGGACACGCTCCGGGAGGCAAACACGGCCCTGGTCGGGGGCCACACCATCACCGGAAAAGAACTGGTCTACGGCCTGTCGGTGACCGGCACCATTGCCCCGGGCCGGGTGAAAACAAAAAAAACCCTTGTTCCCGGCGATGCCCTGGTGCTGACCAAGCCCCTGGGCACCGGCATTGTCAACACCGCCATCAAGGCGGGCCTGGTTTCGGATGACCTGATACGGGCCGTCACCGAACAGATGGCCACCCTGAACCGGGCCGCCGCCGAAGTGATGGCCGATTTTACCGTTCACGCCTGCACCGATGTCACCGGGTTCGGCCTGCTGGGCCACCTTGCTGAAATGGTGTGCGGATCCGGGGCCTCGGCCCATCTTTTTTCAGAACAAATACCGGTCATTGCCGAGGCGCCGGCGTATGCGGCCATGGGCCTGATACCAGGGGGTGCTTACAAAAACAGGGAGTTTCGCGCTCCCATGGTGCAAATCCAGCAGTCGGTCAATCCGGCCCTGGCAGATATTCTGTTCGATCCCCAGACCTCCGGAGGTCTTCTGATCAGCGTTGCCGGCAGCCAGGCAAAAAAAATGGTCACGGCCCTTCACAAAGCAGGTGTGTCTCATGCTGCTGCCATCGGCACTGTGACACAAGGCCCGGACCAGATTATCGTTGTAAAATGA
- a CDS encoding NAD(P)H-hydrate dehydratase codes for MLAVVGTVPDINFPLTHGPVSLCEDQLAIGGRTVPVHRGTPALLAAAARAAEVLAGPTVYAFLAGDIGRGHGSREIYRFLEENLSDFDLSVLTFHYLQPDVDWHNRVLFAVDALACRPLLIADAGFMYAAKMSGQAPRYDIFTPDAGELAFLADEAAPHPFYTRGFILHTDNKTPDLIARACEHANAATHLVVKGQTDYIVKSGSILATVDSPSVSAMEAVGGTGDTLTGLISVLCCAGFSPEKAGITGAVANRWAGVYAHATPATQAAELVAAIPKALEEVLL; via the coding sequence ATGTTAGCTGTCGTCGGAACCGTACCGGACATAAATTTCCCCCTGACCCACGGGCCGGTAAGCCTTTGCGAAGACCAGCTGGCCATTGGCGGCCGAACCGTTCCCGTTCATCGGGGCACCCCGGCCCTGCTGGCAGCCGCGGCCAGAGCCGCGGAGGTCCTGGCCGGACCGACAGTTTACGCCTTTCTGGCCGGCGACATCGGCCGGGGTCACGGCAGCCGGGAGATCTACCGGTTTCTGGAAGAAAACCTTTCCGACTTTGATCTTTCTGTGCTCACCTTTCACTATCTTCAACCCGATGTGGACTGGCACAACCGGGTGCTGTTTGCCGTGGACGCGCTGGCATGCCGGCCCCTGCTGATCGCTGACGCGGGCTTCATGTACGCGGCCAAAATGAGCGGCCAGGCCCCACGCTACGACATTTTTACCCCGGACGCCGGAGAGCTGGCCTTTCTGGCCGACGAGGCCGCGCCCCACCCTTTTTACACCCGGGGCTTTATTCTGCACACGGACAACAAAACACCCGACCTGATCGCCCGAGCCTGCGAACACGCCAATGCCGCCACCCACCTTGTAGTAAAAGGCCAAACCGACTATATTGTTAAAAGCGGATCGATCCTGGCCACGGTAGACAGTCCTTCCGTTTCGGCCATGGAGGCGGTGGGCGGTACAGGTGACACCCTGACCGGCCTGATCTCAGTGCTGTGCTGCGCCGGGTTTTCCCCGGAAAAAGCCGGGATCACGGGGGCCGTGGCCAACCGGTGGGCCGGGGTTTACGCCCATGCCACGCCGGCCACCCAGGCGGCGGAGCTGGTTGCGGCGATACCAAAGGCGCTGGAAGAGGTGTTGCTTTAA